A part of Aegilops tauschii subsp. strangulata cultivar AL8/78 chromosome 2, Aet v6.0, whole genome shotgun sequence genomic DNA contains:
- the LOC109752047 gene encoding uncharacterized protein: MDLLRKELEKKRKAATADFGGKNFVRRSELEDKQLQKRRQIPAKVPSVPTPNSSAASDPTNSNADPAQAGGGNPNPSSSAAAASVPPALAGKKATPEDTLHSEERRIDELVLPRNEVMRRLRVLREPVTLFGEDDADRLDRLKLVLKSGAIDDIDDLEMTEGQTNDFLRDMIELRMRQKAGRDAYGKGKGKRVGAGDGGEGGALGDDVDEGDGDARRSGDDADADKDSKRMKTKFEELCDEDKILVFFKRLLNEWNQELDDMTELEKRSAKGKSMFATFKQCARYLSPLFEFCRKKVLPDDIRKALLFIVDCCMKRDYLQAMDQYIKLAIGNAPWPIGVTMVGIHERSAREKIYTNSVAHIMNDETTRKYLQSIKRLMTLCQRRYPALPSKSVEFNSLANGSDLQALLSEEKNPTKGPSEDRLRLMPASKE, translated from the exons ATGGATCTCCTGAGGAAGGAGCTGGAGAAGAAGCGGAAGGCGGCGACGGCCGACTTCGGCGGTAAGAACTTTGTCCGGCGGTCGGAGCTGGAGGACAAGCAGCTCCAGAAGCGCCGCCAGATCCCCGCCAAGGTTCCTTCTGTGCCCACCCCCAACTCCTCCGCCGCCTCCGACCCTACCAACTCCAACGCCGACCCAGCCCAGGCCGGGGGCGggaaccctaaccctagctcctccgccgccgcggcctctgTTCCGCCCGCCCTCGCGGGGAAGAAGGCCACGCCGGAGGATACGCTCCACTCCGAGGAGCGCCGCATTGATGAGCTCGTCCTCCCGCGGAACGAGGTCATGCGGCGCCTCCGGGTGCTCCGCGAGCCGGTCACGTTATTTGGGGAGGACGACGCCGACCGCCTTGATCGCCTCAAGCTCGTGCTCAAGTCCGGAGCCATCGACGACATTGACGACCTCGAGATGACAGAGGGGCAGACCAACGATTTCCTCCGTGACATGATTGAGCTCCGCATGCGGCAGAAGGCTGGTCGAGATGCCTACGGCAAGGGTAAAGGCAAGCGTGTAGGTGCTGGTGatggcggcgagggcggcgcccTGGGAGATGATGTGGATGAAGGGGATGGGGATGCCCGGAGGAGTGGGGATGATGCTGACGCAGACAAGGACTCGAAGCGAATGAAGACCAAGTTTGAGGAGCTTTGTGATGAAGACAAGATCTTAGTCTTCTTCAAGAGGTTGCTCAATGAGTGGAACCAGGAGCTGGATGATATGACAGAGCTGGAGAAGCGTTCGGCAAAGGGAAAGTCAATGTTTGCAACATTCAAGCAGTGTGCGCGGTATCTCAGTCCCCTGTTTGAGTTCTGCAGGAAGAAG GTTCTTCCCGATGACATCCGTAAAGCATTGCTCTTTATTGTGGACTGCTGCATGAAGCGTGATTATTTGCAAGCAATGGACCAATACATCAAGCTGGCCATTGGCAACGCGCCATGGCCTATTGGAGTCACTATGGTTGGTATCCACGAGCGTTCTGCCCGAGAGAAGATTTACACGAACAGTGTGGCTCATATCATGAATGACGAGACCACTCGCAAGTACCTTCAGTCGATCAAGAGGCTCATGACCCTTTGCCAGCGGCGTTATCCTGCTCTGCCCTCCAAATCAGTGGAGTTCAACAGCCTGGCAAATGGGAGTGACCTGCAGGCCCTTCTATCGGAGGAGAAGAATCCAACGAAAGGTCCTTCTGAGGACAGGCTCCGGCTGATGCCAGCCTCAAAAGAGTGA
- the LOC109752042 gene encoding protein YABBY 7-like yields the protein MSSSASLPALGLPERLGYVQCRFCNTILLVNVPCSGLLKMVAVQCGRCAGILSVSVASPPPPPPSVELPLQELGVDPPPREWSDDSSAGDNDDGDWEGEVVEKSATAVNKPPVRKQRTPSAYNCFIKEEIKRIKAMEPDITHKEAFSTAAKNWAHLPRIQHKGD from the exons atgtCGTCGTCGGCATCTCTCCCAGCTCTCGGCCTCCCGGAGCGGCTCGGCTACGTGCAGTGCAGGTTCTGCAACACCATCTTGCTG GTGAACGTGCCGTGCAGCGGCCTTCTCAAGATGGTGGCGGTGCAGTGCGGCCGCTGCGCCGGCATCCTCTCCGTCAGCGTGGCTTCTCCcccaccaccgccgccgtccgTCGAGCTGCCTCTGCAG GAGCTAGGCGTTGATCCGCCGCCGAGGGAATGGTCGGACGACAGCAGCGCCGGCGACAACGACGACGGCGACTGGGAGGGAGAGGTCGTGGAGAAGAGTGCCACTGCCGTCAACAAAC CGCCGGTGAGGAAGCAGCGGACGCCGTCGGCATACAACTGTTTCATCAA GGAAGAGATAAAGAGGATTAAAGCCATGGAGCCTGACATCACACACAAAGAAGCATTCAGCACAGCCGCTAAAAAC TGGGCTCACTTACCCAGAATTCAGCACAAGGGAGACTGA